From Xyrauchen texanus isolate HMW12.3.18 chromosome 36, RBS_HiC_50CHRs, whole genome shotgun sequence, one genomic window encodes:
- the zgc:162730 gene encoding mRNA decay activator protein ZFP36L2 produces the protein MSDTLGESLIRNLINLGLDDSFTHISRPSKSISSELLTDELIGWTRDSWSDNALSKPQYPFKPDRSMSLTDSCLKMKSHNVPPPPGFDPLPSNRYKTEMCRSFQEHGSCKYGSKCQFAHGESELRGLYRHPKYKTQECRTFYQFGYCPYGYRCHFIHEEQNPLTGAKNLCDQRPRLLRQSVSFAGFSGHRSSSPPTLYEPLSFIRASSVSPPPADILSPVFTDSSPEMFSFGRYGSGEIHSNKPFPAEPQSRCSCGHGNNVQTSGNGLYMKEDRNKAFVTVNLKRFPSEDSLSDRESYSSTGSSSGSESPTFDGSNGKRLSVFARLSVSD, from the exons ATGTCCGATACGCTGGGCGAAAGTCTCATAAGG AATCTGATCAACCTGGGTTTAGATGACTCGTTCACTCACATTTCCCGCCCATCGAAGAGCATCAGCTCTGAGCTGCTCACCGACGAGCTTATCGGCTGGACCAGGGACAGCTGGAGCGACAACGCGCTGAGTAAACCACAGTACCCCTTTAAACCAGACCGATCCATGAGTCTGACTGACAGCTGTCTCAAAATGAAGTCCCATAACGTCCCCCCACCGCCCGGATTTGATCCTTTGCCCTCAAACCGATACAAGACCGAAATGTGCCGAAGCTTTCAGGAGCACGGCAGCTGCAAATACGGCAGCAAATGTCAGTTTGCTCACGGCGAAAGTGAACTGAGAGGTCTTTACCGCCACCCGAAATACAAAACTCAGGAATGTCGCACTTTTTACCAGTTTGGATATTGTCCCTACGGATACCGCTGTCACTTCATTCACGAGGAGCAAAACCCTCTGACTGGGGCAAAGAATCTCTGTGACCAGCGCCCGCGTCTGCTCCGTCAAAGTGTCAGCTTCGCCGGTTTCTCCGGACATCGCAGTAGCTCTCCCCCGACTTTATACGAACCTCTGAGCTTCATCCGCGCGTCTTCGGTTTCCCCTCCTCCCGCTGACATTTTATCGCCCGTCTTCACCGACTCTTCCCCTGAAATGTTCTCCTTCGGCCGTTATGGTAGCGGAGAAATCCACAGCAACAAGCCCTTCCCGGCAGAGCCTCAGTCACGGTGTTCATGTGGACACGGAAATAACGTCCAGACCTCCGGGAACGGACTCTACATGAAGGAAGACCGAAACAAAGCCTTTGTGACGGTCAACCTTAAGCGCTTTCCCTCAGAAGATTCGCTGTCAGACCGCGAAAGTTACAGCAGCACCGGCAGCTCGAGCGGCTCCGAGTCTCCCACATTCGACGGCTCGAACGGGAAACGTCTGTCTGTGTTCGCGCGGTTGTCTGTCTCTGACTAA